Proteins from a single region of Crassaminicella profunda:
- the nifU gene encoding Fe-S cluster assembly scaffold protein NifU, whose product MYSEKVMDHFTNPRNVGEIEDASGVGQVGNAKCGDIMKIYLKVENDIIEDVKFKTFGCGSAIASSSIATEMIKGKSIQEALELTNKAVVEALGGLPAPKVHCSILAEQAVKAALLDYAEKNNIQIKGLEDFDPDADPHDHHEEEEI is encoded by the coding sequence ATGTACTCAGAAAAAGTAATGGATCATTTTACTAATCCAAGAAATGTTGGTGAAATTGAAGATGCTAGTGGTGTAGGACAAGTTGGTAATGCAAAATGTGGAGATATCATGAAAATATATTTAAAAGTTGAAAATGATATCATTGAAGATGTAAAATTCAAAACTTTTGGATGTGGTTCTGCTATTGCTTCATCAAGTATAGCAACAGAAATGATAAAAGGGAAAAGTATTCAAGAAGCTTTGGAACTAACAAATAAAGCTGTAGTTGAAGCTTTAGGAGGACTTCCAGCGCCAAAGGTGCATTGTTCTATTTTGGCAGAACAAGCAGTAAAAGCAGCACTTCTTGATTATGCAGAGAAAAATAACATTCAAATAAAAGGATTAGAGGATTTTGATCCAGATGCAGATCCTCATGATCATCATGAGGAAGAAGAAATATAA
- the nifS gene encoding cysteine desulfurase NifS has product MNRRVYLDYSATTPMKKEVLEEMQPYFTEKFGNPSSIYSFGREAKKAVDVARDQVAKLIGAKPDEVYFTAGGSEADNWAIKGIAYANKDKGNHIITTKIEHHAVLHVCEYLEKNGFSVTYLDVDEYGLIDLEDLKKAITDETILISIMFANNEIGTIQPIKEIGQIAKEKGILFHTDAVQALGNVAIDVNELNIDLMSVSSHKIYGPKGIGALYMRKGLKIHSFVHGGAQERRRRAGTENVSGIVGFGKACEMAMENIDTHMNHLKILREKLIQGIMERIDYVRLNGHPEKRLVGNVNMVFEFIEGESLLLSLDMVGIAGSSGSACTSGSLDPSHVLMAIGLPHEIAHGSLRLTVGDFTTEEDIDYVLEQLPKIVDRLRQMSPLYENVKGGQR; this is encoded by the coding sequence ATGAATAGACGAGTTTATCTTGATTATTCTGCAACAACACCAATGAAAAAAGAAGTACTAGAAGAAATGCAACCTTACTTCACAGAGAAATTTGGAAATCCTTCTAGCATCTATTCATTTGGAAGAGAAGCAAAAAAAGCAGTAGATGTTGCAAGAGATCAAGTAGCAAAATTAATTGGTGCAAAACCAGATGAAGTTTATTTTACGGCAGGTGGATCTGAAGCAGATAACTGGGCAATAAAGGGAATTGCGTATGCCAATAAAGATAAAGGAAATCATATTATTACAACAAAAATAGAACATCATGCAGTTTTACATGTCTGTGAATATTTAGAAAAAAATGGTTTTTCTGTGACTTACTTAGATGTAGATGAGTATGGATTAATTGATTTAGAAGATTTAAAAAAGGCCATTACAGATGAAACTATATTGATTTCAATTATGTTTGCAAATAATGAAATAGGTACTATTCAACCAATAAAAGAGATTGGTCAAATAGCCAAAGAAAAAGGGATACTATTCCATACAGATGCAGTACAAGCATTAGGAAATGTAGCCATTGATGTAAATGAATTAAATATCGATTTAATGTCTGTGTCAAGTCATAAAATTTATGGACCAAAAGGAATCGGTGCTCTTTATATGAGAAAGGGTTTGAAAATCCATTCATTTGTTCATGGTGGTGCTCAAGAGAGAAGAAGAAGAGCAGGAACTGAAAATGTATCAGGAATTGTAGGTTTCGGAAAAGCCTGTGAAATGGCAATGGAAAATATAGATACACATATGAATCATTTAAAAATCTTGAGAGAAAAACTAATACAAGGTATAATGGAAAGGATTGACTATGTAAGATTGAATGGTCATCCAGAAAAGAGACTTGTAGGAAATGTAAATATGGTGTTTGAGTTTATTGAAGGAGAATCTTTGCTACTTAGTCTAGACATGGTTGGAATAGCTGGTTCAAGTGGATCAGCATGTACTTCAGGATCACTTGATCCATCCCATGTTCTAATGGCGATTGGATTGCCTCATGAGATTGCTCATGGGTCTTTAAGACTTACTGTTGGTGATTTTACAACAGAAGAGGATATAGATTATGTATTAGAGCAATTGCCTAAGATTGTAGATAGATTAAGACAAATGTCACCATTGTATGAAAATGTTAAAGGGGGACAAAGATAA
- a CDS encoding RrF2 family transcriptional regulator, with protein MKLSTKGRYGVKAMFELALNFGEGPIALNSIAEKQNLSVHYLEQLFSSLRKAGLVKSIRGAQGGYMLARRPENITVGDIIRTLEGPLAPADCVMDDDSKECYKAEYCVTRTIWEKIRDSINDVVDNITLQDMLEDHKKMTNGDSYMYYI; from the coding sequence ATGAAGCTATCAACCAAGGGAAGATACGGTGTAAAAGCTATGTTTGAATTAGCCCTTAATTTTGGTGAAGGCCCTATTGCTTTAAACAGTATTGCTGAAAAGCAAAATCTTTCTGTTCATTATTTGGAGCAACTATTTTCAAGTCTTAGAAAAGCAGGTTTAGTAAAAAGCATTCGAGGAGCTCAAGGTGGATATATGCTTGCAAGAAGACCTGAAAATATTACAGTTGGTGATATTATAAGAACTCTTGAAGGACCTTTAGCACCAGCAGATTGTGTAATGGATGATGATTCAAAAGAATGCTATAAAGCAGAATATTGTGTCACAAGAACCATATGGGAAAAGATACGTGATAGTATAAATGATGTAGTAGATAATATAACACTACAAGATATGCTTGAGGATCATAAAAAGATGACCAATGGTGATTCCTATATGTATTATATATAA
- a CDS encoding glycosyltransferase family 2 protein — MKVSVIIPSYNSCERLYYNLISLNHQNYPRNEFEVIVIDNGSIDNTSNMLSEFNANYPLSIIRLKNNKGIAYARNKGILKSVGELLIFHDSDMIATKDFIKNHIEAHKDKNTVICGNCMRRIYSYYYKKFSRDQIKTLDNQKHRYNLNIIPYHKNKSPLITEEQIIDESFIDFSFDLNMPLMISMKLDVEKYGEELKGYNFPWKFFITNNCSVYKQNVIRVGLFDQKIIRYGFEDFDLGIRLYKLGCKFIIRHDILSIHQEHPVNFTKDDIWHNLYYICEKYSNPYFVEMLLVCSNMYTSIDPNLINEIMNDINQIKEMEQYKGLIDQLIEFLKILYKRHYEKYLQKSKKSFKNNKNERIKLHIDFCKIKKQGNELYELGLSHFVDTFYMLIKHVYGIDMMNVGI; from the coding sequence ATGAAAGTCAGTGTAATTATTCCCTCATATAATTCTTGTGAAAGATTATATTATAATTTAATTTCATTGAACCATCAAAATTATCCTAGGAATGAATTTGAAGTAATTGTTATTGACAATGGATCGATAGATAATACATCCAATATGTTATCAGAATTTAATGCAAATTATCCTTTGTCAATCATAAGATTAAAGAATAATAAAGGAATAGCTTACGCAAGAAATAAAGGAATATTAAAATCAGTAGGAGAGTTATTAATTTTTCATGATAGTGATATGATTGCAACAAAAGATTTTATAAAAAATCATATTGAAGCCCATAAAGACAAAAATACTGTAATTTGTGGAAATTGTATGAGAAGGATTTATAGTTATTATTATAAAAAATTTAGCCGTGATCAGATAAAAACTTTAGATAATCAAAAACATAGATACAACTTAAATATAATTCCTTATCATAAAAATAAATCTCCATTGATTACGGAAGAGCAAATTATAGATGAAAGTTTTATTGATTTTAGTTTTGATTTAAATATGCCTCTTATGATTTCAATGAAGTTAGATGTTGAAAAATATGGAGAGGAGTTGAAAGGCTATAATTTTCCATGGAAATTTTTTATAACCAATAATTGTTCTGTATATAAACAAAATGTTATAAGAGTAGGGTTATTTGATCAGAAAATCATACGGTATGGCTTTGAAGATTTTGATTTAGGGATTCGACTTTATAAGTTAGGTTGTAAATTTATCATAAGACATGATATACTCAGTATTCACCAAGAACATCCAGTTAATTTTACAAAAGATGATATATGGCACAATTTGTATTATATTTGTGAAAAGTATAGTAATCCCTATTTTGTTGAGATGTTGCTTGTATGTTCAAATATGTATACCTCTATTGATCCAAATTTGATTAATGAGATTATGAATGATATTAATCAAATAAAAGAGATGGAACAATATAAAGGGTTAATAGATCAATTGATAGAATTTTTAAAGATCTTATACAAAAGACATTATGAAAAATATCTACAAAAAAGTAAAAAAAGTTTTAAAAATAATAAAAATGAAAGAATTAAACTTCATATAGATTTTTGCAAGATAAAGAAACAAGGAAATGAACTATATGAATTAGGATTATCTCATTTTGTTGATACTTTTTATATGTTAATAAAGCATGTGTATGGTATCGATATGATGAATGTAGGGATATAA
- a CDS encoding GDP-mannose 4,6-dehydratase translates to MKILNNKYWKNRNVFITGATGFLGSYIAKELISLGANVTALVRDGVPNSNLYKMNCHKEMNFVKGSLEDINVLERVLGEYEIHTVFHLAAQAIVGIANRNPISTFESNILGTWNILEACRRSPLVKAIVIASSDKAYGDQKNLPYHENMPLRGKHPYDVSKSCADLIAQTFYHTYKLPVCITRCGNLYGGGDLNFNRIIPQTIQTILNKEAPVIRSDGTNIRDYFYVEDAVNAYLLLAEKMEALNLSGEAFNFSNELYLTVSELVEKILKMMDSDLKPIILNEAKYEIKHQYLSANKARNLLGWKPIYSMQEGLKKTIEWYTKFLK, encoded by the coding sequence GTGAAGATATTGAACAATAAATATTGGAAGAATAGAAATGTCTTTATAACAGGAGCTACAGGATTTTTAGGAAGTTATATAGCAAAGGAATTAATTAGTTTAGGTGCAAATGTTACAGCTTTAGTGAGGGATGGTGTTCCAAATTCTAACCTGTATAAAATGAATTGCCATAAAGAAATGAACTTTGTAAAAGGATCTTTAGAAGATATAAATGTATTAGAACGAGTATTAGGAGAATATGAAATTCATACAGTTTTTCATTTAGCAGCACAGGCTATTGTAGGAATTGCTAATAGGAATCCAATATCTACTTTTGAATCAAATATATTAGGCACATGGAATATACTAGAAGCATGCAGAAGGAGTCCGTTAGTAAAAGCAATTGTTATTGCATCTAGCGATAAGGCTTATGGAGATCAAAAAAATTTGCCATACCATGAGAATATGCCTCTTCGAGGGAAGCATCCTTATGATGTATCAAAAAGTTGTGCAGATTTAATTGCACAAACCTTTTATCATACCTATAAATTGCCCGTATGTATTACACGCTGTGGAAATTTGTATGGAGGAGGAGATCTTAATTTTAATAGAATTATTCCTCAAACGATACAGACTATTTTAAATAAGGAGGCACCAGTTATTAGAAGTGATGGAACTAATATCCGAGATTATTTTTATGTTGAAGATGCAGTAAATGCATATCTATTATTAGCTGAAAAAATGGAAGCACTTAATTTAAGTGGAGAAGCGTTTAACTTTAGTAATGAACTATATCTAACAGTATCTGAATTGGTAGAAAAAATATTGAAAATGATGGACAGTGATTTAAAACCTATTATTTTAAATGAAGCCAAGTATGAAATTAAGCATCAGTATCTTTCTGCCAATAAAGCAAGAAATCTTTTAGGATGGAAACCAATTTATAGTATGCAAGAAGGACTAAAAAAGACGATTGAGTGGTACACAAAATTTTTAAAATAG
- the rfbF gene encoding glucose-1-phosphate cytidylyltransferase, producing the protein MKVVILCGGKGSRMKEITDDVPKPLAMIGGKPILWHIMKAYMYYGLNDFVLLLGYKGEQIKEYFINYHWKNNNFLLESEQKNIKLLETPEKWRITFIDTGIDTMTGGRIKQAQKYIGDGTFMLTYGDGLADIDINSLLDFHKKKGRIATVTGIKKINQYGTLIVDNDIASSFEEKPNTNDIINGGFFVLNKEIFSYIGNEKDCIFEREPLMNLANDSQLAVYQHKGFWVAMDTYKDLLKVNEMWENSKAYWKVW; encoded by the coding sequence ATGAAAGTCGTAATTTTATGTGGTGGAAAAGGATCACGAATGAAAGAAATTACAGATGATGTGCCTAAGCCTTTAGCTATGATTGGCGGAAAACCGATATTGTGGCATATTATGAAAGCATATATGTATTATGGGTTGAATGACTTTGTTTTATTACTAGGATATAAAGGAGAGCAGATTAAAGAATATTTTATAAATTACCATTGGAAAAATAACAATTTTCTATTAGAGAGTGAACAAAAAAATATAAAGTTATTGGAAACTCCGGAAAAATGGAGAATTACTTTTATTGATACAGGGATTGATACCATGACAGGGGGCAGAATCAAACAAGCTCAAAAGTACATTGGTGATGGAACATTTATGTTAACTTATGGAGATGGATTGGCAGATATAGACATAAATAGTTTGCTTGATTTTCACAAAAAGAAAGGGAGAATAGCAACTGTAACGGGGATAAAAAAAATAAACCAGTATGGGACGTTAATCGTAGATAATGATATTGCCAGCTCCTTTGAAGAAAAACCAAATACCAATGATATTATCAATGGAGGTTTCTTTGTATTAAATAAAGAAATTTTTTCATATATCGGAAATGAGAAGGATTGTATTTTTGAGCGAGAACCATTGATGAATTTAGCAAATGATAGTCAACTGGCAGTTTATCAACATAAAGGGTTTTGGGTAGCAATGGACACATATAAAGATCTTTTGAAAGTAAACGAAATGTGGGAAAATAGTAAAGCTTACTGGAAGGTGTGGTGA
- a CDS encoding glycosyltransferase, translated as MNVLFQIRKDYLSNVAGDSIIVQNLRKNLTNLGVKVDVYHDDRINLSKYDLVHIFNTIRVQESYQFMKHAKKHHKKIALTPIYWDLRKYFKDALQLEKIISWNRNEKKRKFLFDHCDVYLPHCMGEAELIIKNYNTSSKYEIVSYGVDESFLMGTKDFLKKKYGIDEYILCVGRINYQKNQWGLIKALSKEKIPLVLVGTVNDKTYLKECLKVGKEKLFLLENIKRSELNSIYKDAKVHVLPSWIEYPGIANLEAGIGGCNVVTTEIGSTKEVFGDYIRYCNPYNTESIYKETIEAFETDKNNLFRDFIMKNYTWMKIAKQVKKIYFSMIKQ; from the coding sequence ATGAATGTATTGTTCCAAATAAGAAAAGATTATCTAAGTAATGTGGCAGGAGACAGTATAATTGTACAGAATCTTAGAAAAAATTTAACAAATCTAGGTGTAAAGGTAGATGTGTATCATGATGATAGAATTAATTTAAGTAAATATGATCTTGTTCATATTTTTAATACAATAAGGGTGCAAGAAAGCTATCAATTTATGAAGCATGCAAAGAAGCATCATAAAAAAATAGCATTAACACCCATATATTGGGATTTGAGAAAATACTTCAAAGATGCGCTACAATTAGAAAAAATAATATCTTGGAATCGTAATGAAAAAAAGAGAAAGTTTTTGTTTGATCATTGTGATGTCTATTTACCGCATTGTATGGGAGAAGCAGAATTAATTATTAAGAATTACAATACTTCTTCAAAATATGAAATAGTTTCCTATGGGGTAGATGAAAGTTTTTTGATGGGGACGAAAGATTTTCTAAAGAAGAAATATGGAATAGATGAGTATATTTTGTGCGTGGGAAGGATTAATTATCAGAAAAATCAGTGGGGATTAATAAAAGCCCTTTCGAAAGAGAAAATACCTTTAGTATTAGTAGGAACTGTGAACGATAAGACTTATCTTAAAGAATGTTTAAAAGTAGGAAAAGAAAAACTTTTTTTATTGGAGAATATTAAAAGATCTGAATTAAATTCAATATATAAAGATGCTAAGGTGCATGTGCTACCTAGCTGGATAGAATACCCAGGAATTGCCAATCTTGAAGCGGGTATTGGGGGATGTAATGTAGTGACTACAGAAATAGGTTCTACAAAAGAAGTTTTTGGAGACTATATAAGATATTGTAATCCATATAATACTGAATCAATATATAAAGAAACGATAGAAGCTTTTGAAACAGATAAAAATAATTTATTTAGGGATTTTATTATGAAAAACTATACTTGGATGAAAATAGCTAAACAAGTTAAAAAAATCTATTTTTCCATGATAAAACAATAA